The genomic window TCATACTGACTAAAAAGAATGTCCCAAAACTCTCCCATCTAATCTCTATAATAATTTCCACCAACCACTTTAAGCACGAAAACAGCATTTTCATCATCCAACAACACATCTTCCATATTATCAGTAATCCAATTCATTACTTCTTTATAATCGCCAAAAACAGATGTACTCATATTGTTACGCTTTACCTTAAACCGGTGCTGACTGTTAACCTTCTCAATAAAAGCTTTTATAGGCTTTTTAAATTCCTCTTT from Bacteroidota bacterium includes these protein-coding regions:
- a CDS encoding YkoF family thiamine/hydroxymethylpyrimidine-binding protein, whose product is MQVSVDISLYPLKEEFKKPIKAFIEKVNSQHRFKVKRNNMSTSVFGDYKEVMNWITDNMEDVLLDDENAVFVLKVVGGNYYRD